Proteins encoded in a region of the Moritella marina ATCC 15381 genome:
- the kdsC gene encoding 3-deoxy-manno-octulosonate-8-phosphatase KdsC, translated as MINTLYGPISQDILTKAKTLKLLICDIDGVFSDGRVYMGNDGEELKAFHTRDGFGVKSLLNAGIDVAVITGRQSTIVANRMQGLGVKHVYQGQDNKVIAFNMLLEKLNISPEHVAYIGDDVIDLPVMNLCGLSVAVADAHPLVKKGADFSTSIRGGFGAVRELADLILLAKGILDQAQGTSV; from the coding sequence ATGATCAACACTTTATACGGTCCAATCTCACAAGATATTTTAACGAAAGCAAAAACATTAAAACTACTTATTTGCGATATAGATGGTGTTTTTTCTGACGGTCGAGTGTATATGGGAAACGATGGCGAAGAGCTGAAAGCATTCCATACCCGCGATGGTTTTGGTGTTAAATCGCTACTGAATGCAGGTATTGACGTTGCGGTGATCACCGGCCGTCAATCAACTATCGTCGCTAATCGCATGCAAGGTTTAGGGGTTAAACACGTCTATCAAGGCCAAGATAACAAAGTCATTGCCTTTAATATGCTACTTGAAAAATTAAACATATCACCTGAGCATGTTGCCTATATTGGTGATGATGTTATCGATTTACCGGTAATGAATCTATGTGGACTCAGTGTCGCAGTGGCAGATGCCCATCCGTTAGTCAAAAAGGGCGCTGATTTTAGCACCTCTATTCGCGGTGGTTTTGGCGCAGTAAGAGAACTCGCAGACCTGATATTATTAGCGAAAGGGATTTTAGATCAAGCACAAGGTACTTCGGTATGA
- a CDS encoding KpsF/GutQ family sugar-phosphate isomerase, producing the protein MSSQFNYCQSALNVIEIEAAAITQLGQYIDTTFTAACELLIACKGKVIVTGMGKSGHIANKIAATLASTGTPAFFVHPGEASHGDLGMIEREDVVIALSNSGESDEILALYPVLTRLSIPIIAITGNTNSTMAREASVSLCVKVDKEACPLGLAPTSSTTATLVMGDAIAVSLLEAKGFTANDFALSHPGGSLGRKLLLRISDIMHKGDGIPSVQQNETISDALLEVSRKGLGMTAVTNADKLVGIFTDGDLRRILDARIDIHQTPISAVMTERCVTINEHILAAEALAVMESKKVNGLIVVNEQQEPVGAFNMHDLLRAGVL; encoded by the coding sequence ATGTCAAGCCAGTTTAACTATTGTCAAAGCGCGCTTAATGTCATTGAAATCGAAGCCGCAGCGATCACGCAACTAGGTCAATATATTGATACGACCTTTACAGCCGCTTGTGAATTGCTAATCGCTTGTAAAGGTAAAGTGATTGTCACTGGCATGGGGAAATCTGGACATATTGCGAATAAGATTGCGGCGACACTCGCCAGTACAGGAACGCCTGCATTCTTTGTCCACCCCGGTGAAGCCAGCCATGGCGACCTGGGTATGATCGAACGCGAAGATGTGGTTATTGCCCTCTCGAACTCTGGTGAGTCTGATGAAATATTAGCGCTATATCCAGTATTAACCCGTTTAAGCATACCGATCATTGCGATAACCGGTAATACCAATTCAACCATGGCTCGCGAAGCAAGCGTTAGTTTATGTGTTAAGGTCGATAAAGAAGCTTGCCCATTAGGGTTAGCACCAACCTCTAGCACCACGGCAACCCTCGTAATGGGTGATGCCATTGCCGTCTCTTTACTTGAAGCCAAAGGCTTTACTGCCAATGACTTTGCTTTGTCTCATCCCGGCGGTAGCTTAGGCCGAAAATTATTACTGCGTATTTCCGATATTATGCATAAAGGTGATGGCATACCAAGCGTGCAACAAAACGAAACTATCTCCGACGCTTTATTAGAAGTTTCTCGAAAAGGTCTCGGGATGACAGCTGTCACAAACGCCGATAAGCTGGTTGGTATTTTCACTGACGGGGATTTACGTCGTATTTTAGATGCGCGTATAGATATTCACCAAACCCCTATCAGTGCAGTAATGACTGAAAGATGTGTTACTATTAATGAACATATATTGGCTGCAGAAGCCCTCGCCGTCATGGAAAGTAAGAAAGTTAATGGCTTAATTGTCGTTAATGAACAACAAGAACCGGTCGGCGCCTTCAATATGCATGACTTACTACGCGCAGGTGTACTATAA
- a CDS encoding calcium/sodium antiporter: MLTTNIIILILGLIGLIISADKFVYGAAGLARNLGISPLIIGLTIVAMGSSAPEMMVAISASLNGAPNTAIGNAIGSNITNITLVLGLTALLKPLLVGSATIRREIPMVLITTILAGVVLWDLKLEMYEGVILLLLFFITILTLTILALKRPSNDPIAEEHNDDVPEGLPTWKAVAWLIFGMIALPVSSSYLVDSAVVIAQYYGMSDLVIGLTIIAIGTSLPELAASITGVLKGEDDLAMGNIIGSNIFNILAVLSLPGILAPGMIDPAIISRDFYYMLGATIVMLLMAISFRGRPSRINRIEGCILLAGFVAYQIIIFSSI, translated from the coding sequence ATGCTAACTACAAATATTATTATTTTAATTCTGGGATTGATTGGGCTAATCATCAGTGCCGATAAATTCGTCTATGGTGCAGCCGGATTAGCCCGTAACCTTGGTATCTCACCACTTATTATTGGTCTTACTATTGTCGCAATGGGTTCGTCAGCACCAGAAATGATGGTAGCTATATCAGCTTCGCTTAATGGCGCCCCCAATACGGCAATCGGTAACGCGATAGGTTCAAACATAACCAACATTACTTTGGTATTGGGCCTCACCGCATTATTAAAACCATTACTCGTCGGTTCTGCAACTATACGTCGAGAGATCCCGATGGTATTAATTACCACGATACTTGCCGGTGTTGTACTTTGGGATTTAAAGCTAGAAATGTATGAAGGCGTCATTTTATTATTATTATTCTTCATTACTATTTTAACCTTAACCATTTTAGCCTTAAAGCGCCCAAGCAACGACCCGATTGCCGAGGAACACAATGATGACGTACCAGAAGGCCTGCCAACTTGGAAAGCGGTTGCCTGGTTAATTTTCGGTATGATAGCCCTCCCTGTGAGCTCGAGTTACTTGGTTGATTCAGCGGTGGTGATCGCCCAGTACTACGGTATGAGTGATTTAGTTATCGGTCTAACTATTATTGCGATAGGCACTAGCCTGCCAGAACTTGCAGCATCAATAACCGGTGTCTTAAAAGGGGAAGATGATCTCGCGATGGGTAATATCATTGGCTCTAACATCTTCAACATTTTAGCCGTATTATCATTACCCGGTATTTTAGCACCAGGCATGATTGACCCCGCTATTATTAGTCGTGACTTCTACTACATGCTCGGTGCAACCATTGTGATGTTATTAATGGCCATAAGCTTTAGAGGCCGTCCAAGTCGTATTAACCGTATTGAAGGTTGTATACTACTCGCAGGTTTTGTCGCGTATCAAATTATTATATTTAGTAGTATCTAG
- a CDS encoding BolA family protein, with amino-acid sequence MDIQELKTLLENEYTFQELHVKGEGSHYDVIAVAEMFVGMNRVKKQQAIYAPLKEQIASNSIHALTIKAYTPEEWVRERKFILPS; translated from the coding sequence ATGGATATTCAAGAATTAAAAACATTGCTGGAAAATGAGTATACGTTCCAGGAATTACACGTGAAAGGTGAAGGCAGCCACTACGACGTTATTGCTGTCGCCGAGATGTTTGTCGGTATGAACCGTGTAAAAAAACAACAAGCTATTTATGCGCCATTAAAAGAACAAATTGCATCAAATAGTATTCATGCGTTAACCATCAAGGCATATACACCTGAAGAATGGGTTCGTGAACGTAAATTTATATTACCTTCTTAG
- the murA gene encoding UDP-N-acetylglucosamine 1-carboxyvinyltransferase: MDKFLIKGPCQLNGDVTISGAKNAALPILFATLLSDETIILKNVPELRDIKTTLQLLRELGAQAERNADGDVVITAGTVNCQKAPYELVKTMRASILALGPLTAKFSTADVSLPGGCAIGARPVNLHIHGLEMMQANINVEEGYIKARVDGRLKGARILMDMVSVTGTENLLMAAVLAEGITTIENAAREPEVVDLANFLNSLGAKISGIGSDVLTIEGVEALHGGTYAVQPDRIETGTFLVAAAVTGGKITCHKTDPSLLDAVLLKLEEAGAAITTGDDWITLDMQGRELKAVNIKTVPYPGFPTDMQAQFTVLNTVAKGTSTIIETIFENRFMHVPELARMGADIELEGNTAICRDTESLTGAQVMATDLRASASLVIAGFLATGETTVERIYHIDRGYEFIEDKLQGLGGNITRITG, encoded by the coding sequence ATGGATAAGTTTTTAATTAAAGGTCCTTGTCAGTTAAATGGCGATGTGACTATTTCGGGTGCTAAGAATGCGGCACTACCGATTTTATTTGCAACGTTATTAAGTGATGAAACTATCATTCTTAAGAATGTGCCAGAATTAAGAGATATTAAGACCACGTTACAGTTGTTACGTGAACTGGGTGCGCAAGCAGAACGTAATGCAGACGGTGACGTAGTTATCACTGCTGGTACGGTAAACTGTCAAAAAGCCCCTTATGAATTAGTTAAAACCATGCGTGCTTCTATTTTAGCGCTTGGTCCTTTAACGGCTAAATTCTCGACTGCAGACGTTTCTTTACCGGGTGGTTGCGCAATTGGCGCTCGTCCTGTGAATCTACATATTCACGGTTTAGAAATGATGCAAGCGAACATTAACGTTGAAGAAGGCTACATTAAAGCCCGCGTTGATGGTCGTTTAAAAGGCGCGCGTATCTTGATGGATATGGTCAGCGTGACGGGTACTGAAAATTTATTAATGGCAGCGGTACTTGCTGAAGGTATTACGACTATTGAGAATGCGGCGAGAGAACCTGAAGTGGTTGACTTGGCTAATTTCTTAAACTCGTTAGGTGCTAAAATCAGTGGTATTGGTTCTGATGTCTTAACGATTGAAGGCGTTGAAGCCTTGCACGGTGGTACTTATGCAGTACAACCTGATCGTATTGAAACGGGGACTTTCCTTGTTGCAGCAGCGGTGACGGGTGGCAAGATCACATGTCATAAAACAGACCCTTCATTACTGGATGCGGTATTGCTTAAGCTTGAAGAAGCTGGCGCAGCAATCACGACTGGCGATGATTGGATCACACTTGATATGCAAGGTCGCGAATTAAAAGCGGTAAATATCAAGACGGTACCTTATCCTGGTTTCCCGACGGATATGCAAGCACAATTCACGGTATTAAATACAGTGGCGAAAGGCACATCAACGATCATTGAAACGATTTTTGAAAACCGTTTCATGCACGTGCCTGAATTAGCGCGTATGGGTGCTGACATTGAACTGGAAGGTAATACTGCAATCTGTCGTGATACTGAGAGTTTGACTGGCGCACAAGTGATGGCTACAGACTTACGCGCATCAGCAAGTCTTGTTATCGCTGGTTTCCTTGCGACAGGCGAAACGACGGTTGAACGTATTTATCATATCGATCGCGGCTATGAGTTTATTGAAGATAAACTGCAAGGCTTAGGCGGTAATATTACCCGTATTACAGGCTAA
- a CDS encoding helix-turn-helix domain-containing protein, with amino-acid sequence MSKYSREFKLITAQQCLDGKSSRILANELSIPSQLIRYWTQVFAIHGTDAFLPNLHASNAKTKLQALKLMWTNEWSLNHTSAILNQSSPGTLSVWLKKYNEFGLRGLERSSISRLKMKQSNTTTKPDSEMTTEELKEELAYLRAENAVLKKLEELEQAKRRQTKKKR; translated from the coding sequence ATGTCAAAATATAGCCGTGAGTTTAAACTTATCACTGCACAACAGTGTCTAGATGGTAAGTCATCTAGAATATTAGCGAATGAACTATCAATACCCTCTCAGTTAATTCGATATTGGACTCAAGTCTTTGCAATTCATGGCACAGATGCATTCCTGCCAAATTTGCATGCCAGCAATGCAAAAACAAAGCTACAAGCATTAAAATTAATGTGGACAAATGAATGGTCTCTCAATCACACTAGTGCCATATTAAATCAGTCTTCTCCCGGTACGCTCTCTGTATGGTTAAAAAAATATAACGAGTTTGGCTTAAGAGGGCTTGAACGCTCCTCAATAAGTAGGCTTAAAATGAAACAATCTAATACGACCACAAAACCAGATAGTGAAATGACAACAGAAGAGCTGAAAGAAGAGCTTGCTTATCTACGAGCAGAGAATGCTGTGTTAAAAAAGTTGGAAGAGCTAGAGCAGGCAAAGCGCCGACAAACAAAGAAAAAACGGTAA